DNA from Triticum aestivum cultivar Chinese Spring chromosome 7D, IWGSC CS RefSeq v2.1, whole genome shotgun sequence:
CATAGGTTGGTTCTACAGCTGTACAAGGCCTTAGTTGTTGTGCATGTAATAAAAACTACTGAATATAATACTTTAGGATTATTGTAAGAGGGTATGAGGCTAAGCATTAGAACACCTAATTTACATATGACAGAAGGGGATTTGGGATTTCCTCCTGTTATTGAGGGAAGCCTTATTTCTACTCGATGCACTCCTTCTGTAGCCCATTGCTACAACTTGCATTCCCCAGCAACATAGAGTCCACTACAGGTATGTTTATTAATAAGAATTCTTTTGTTCTTATATTTTTTGAGAAGGATATTTCACATAAAGCTACAAACATTGAGGTTTCTCTGGATGCTAATCGTCATGAGGTAGCAATGTCTCCCAAGCATGGAGTACTCCTGCTGCATCTGCCCCAATCCTGCCAAATTTGCAGAGATGCCCTATAAGTTCAATGGAATAGTGTACAAATAGATAGTGAAATCTCGGAAATTAGTGAAGTCGCACACATACATGCAAATGAATGTCGGTCTTGTGCTAATAAGCACTGCACCTCTAGTTATTTGAACATCCAGATGAAATTAGTCTCAAGTCTGTACTCAAGTACAATATCAGGCAATGAGTTGCTGAAGTTGTACTATACGTAATTATTGGAATATCTAGTCCGAGTAAAATATAGCTATTTTTCAATGCTTAATTTCCTGCGCCTAACACAATAATGCAGAGAGATGTCGCCACGTTTTTCCAATATAGAATTAGCTACAAAATCAGCACGAAGGGAATGATGAATTACAATCAAACGCACACAATAACACAAGGTTCTAACATCTAACAACATACCTGAAGATCGGACTTCTATTCTCCAGAGTCGACGGATCTTGCAGGTAGGCGCCAGATCGGGTGGGGAAGGTGCCGAGGTGGAGAATGGCGGGGTGGGGATGGGGCGAGTTTGCCCGCCGGACTTCGGAGCCCAGTTCACCCGGCATCACAGGTCCCCCGCCGGAGGACCAACACCCTACTTTGTTCGAGTTCCTTCTTTTCCAATTTGAGAACAGCCGCACGGCTTAGAGGTAGGTGACggggaaatactactaattctATATGCATTTGGGGTGTTGTTTGCAAATTTCTAAGGGCGGAGCGCTCGGGTTGCATCCTGTGCCTAAATTATGTATCTAACGGCTGTGGTTCACCGAGAGTAGTCAGAGCACACAATcaatgggagcacatgatattttccCTAGGTGCGCAGCCCTCTTCAACAGTGGATCCAGCACCCGGGGACACCGTTGAGGCGTTGAGCATCCCGACACACTTCGATATGGAGAAGATGGCCTCTATCCAGCCATGCAATCTCTCCAGGAAACCACAGACCTGCCATAACGCCTGCGCTTGAGCTCCTGTTGGTATTGCTGGTGCCACAAACTCTGTCTACGACCTCTCCAGGGCAACAAACATTGGCGTTGGTTGACAAGGACGCTAACGTGTCCGTTCTTACACTTTGTTTGCCACTCAGAGCCAATCAACTAGTGTAGTTATCCCTTTTCTTTGCATAGTACTGTACTATTGTACTAATAAAGTAGTATCAAGGTTTTTGTGGGTCCTGGTGAATAATGGTTTCGATTCCCAACGTAAACAACACCATCTTACAAGCATCAGTAAACAAACCAGTGCGTAACTATCAGCTCATTCATTCTCTCGCTGTGTACATGCCAAGTCTCTTCGTCAGTAGGCAACAAATCTCACAGGGCAACAGATGTGTAGGTTTTCTTTTTTCGAAACAGAGCAGGTGTGTAAGTGAAAAAGAAGAAAAGCTTCCAGGAGACAGCCGGCGACCCAGTCAAGAGGATATTATGTACTCGAAGCAGTTGAGCCCGTCGAACTCCGGCGCAAACCGTGCCGGGCTGGCCTCCCGCTTCCTCTCCGGCCGTGGGCTCCGCTCGACCTTGTCCTCCTGGTGCTTCTTCTCCGTCGCCTGCTTCCCTCCGCCGCTCCGCCAGGACAGACGCATGGCGTACCCGGCCCCAGCAATCTCTGCCGGCGACGAGCTGAGGATGGAGAAAGCAAAGATCCTGTCCATGATCGAGTAGCCGAGCTGCCGGCCTCTAACAGAGTTTCCTGGCAAAGTTGGTCTGCGCTGTGTAGCAAACAACTGTTCTTTCGGCTGTTGCTATGTTCCTCTGTCTTGCTTTGTCTCTGAACTCTGGTTTGGATGTGCTTTCCAGCACAAGCCGACTGATGTATATACACGTACGGGCCAGCGGGGTGGTTGAAGGAGCGGGGACGCCGACTCTGACCGGCGCACGGCAGGAAGCAAGAACGACATGAGAGAGTTCGACGGGATCCGTTGTTTACGGAGTGGGAGAGGTGGCGTGAGGCGACCCGGCAAGACACCGCCCCTACAAGCGCCGTGCTGCCCGGGATGGGTCACGATCGCTCCAACAAAACAAATTAGCAGGTGAGCTGTGACCTGtttatggtggtaggatatggacGGGCTGGGAGAGGCGACACTTGGAACTCAGTTGGGGAACTCAGCTGGTGCCCTGTCCGGGATGGATGTGTGTCGTTGCTTCGGCTGTTCGGCAGCTCGGCGTGACGCCGCCCGTTGTTGTATTGAGGCGGTATTCGTCGTTGGCCATCAAGCCGTCGGCGGCGTGTATCCGCAGAGGCACATGGTCAGAGGGTCAAACCGGGCAGATCGGAGGAATGGCCAAGCGGTGTACCTGTCGTCGAACCATCTAAGGTAAACCGTGCAGAGCAAGGTCGCCGTTGCCGCTGTTGACCTGGCGTTGCCTTGCCCGGATGGGTCTCCTGTCGGCCATGCTGTTCGGCGATGCGCTGCCGTCTGCGTGTGGGCCATCGATCCGGCAGTGCGGGACATCGCGCACGCTTGAAAGATTTTGCCTAGTGCAATAGTCGGCAGGACTGCAGCGCAGCAGATATCAGGTGGCTGTGCGTGTACTGTTTTAGGGCCTGAACCTAATTCATAGGCACCATGTCAACCCCTTTGAGTACACAGCCTTCGAGGAGCTCGTTAGCAAGGTTATAACGTCCAGGCATGGCGATGTCGTGTTGGAAGAATCAAGCTAGCTAGCAAGGATAACCGCGACGCTGTTTTGTAAGAGGAACAGAGGGGAGCGAATTAGTCGTATAGTTGATGTATTGTTTGAGCGCTATGGGCATTAGTCGTCAATCCGTGCACTTGCACGGGCTAGTATTAGTTAAAATTCAGTATAATAATCATGCTATGCTAAGTACTAATCAAATAGTCAGACTTCTTGACGTGGTTTAAGAAAAAAATCTTAATAGGCACGAACTATGTGATTAGAAAGAAAAGTAAAGCGTA
Protein-coding regions in this window:
- the LOC123164288 gene encoding uncharacterized protein; the encoded protein is MDRIFAFSILSSSPAEIAGAGYAMRLSWRSGGGKQATEKKHQEDKVERSPRPERKREASPARFAPEFDGLNCFEYIISS